CTATTTAAGTAAAGCATATATTCACTGAACAAAAACAACATTTGTTTAACTACATTCCCCAAGTGGCAACCTATAATCATATCTCTGCTTCACAGAGGAGCAGATCATGGTTTTTAAAAATTCCCTGGAATTCTTGATCACAACAAATCACTGACATTAATATCATAAAAAGCAGAATGCTAGATAGAAAAGCTTTGATTTGATTACTCTGCATTAAGGTTCAATTCAAGCACTTTATCTAAATAAGAAAATCCACACAGTGCCTGCAATCGACCTATAGGGGCTATAAGGACACTGAGGAAACTTGCCCTAGGAGCAGCCTGAGAATTTTGTAAACTGAAAGAAATAACCAAAAAGCCTCAATGAGGCAAAAGTTTGCTTACAAACCTACTGTACTGATGTTTGAATTTTGCAGACACTACTTGCTCCTGCATTAAGAATCTCCCCCATGACCAGTGTACCTCCCCTTCACTGATATGTCTAATCCAAGATTTCTCTATCAGTGTATAGGATGGGAGAAGAGGCTTGTTACACAAGTGAAGGGTCTGTTTGTCCTTGCAAGATTAGGAAATCTGCATTTTGGTTATCACATGGACTGTCACTGCAAAAGTGGATTAAAATTTTGGCACCATAAAAAATGAAGCAGATAAGTCTTACAACTAGATTTCAATCATTCAATATAATTCAGGATGTCCCTTTAATGAAcaccacaaaaacaaaaagatattATTACTtacctagatttttttttaattacagtcACCTGCAAATCACATTTAACACTAACGATATCATTTTCCAAAATTATTTGTGCCACTTTAAAAATAGAGTTGTTAGCTAGCTTGCAGGTGAAATAGGTTTTTAGAATGCATTTTGACTGGACCCACATAAAGCGTACCAAAACATATTGGTCTACTACACGAAGAGGGGATTTTTGTGGTCTCAAATGATCATAGACATATtggaatatctctctatatagtACTATAGGGTCAAATCTTGCCTATTATTTTAGCCATATCAGAATTTGTTTGAGAGAATGttcatatttttttgtgtgtgatttaCAATGCCATGTACGTCTGTCAAGTGTAAGTCATTTGCAATCACTAATAAAGTCTATTAAACTTAAAGGGTGCAGGACAACTAAAGTTGTGGGGCGAGGGTCATTTTAAGGTTCGCCTGACAGCTCCTCGAAAGGAGAATCAGTAGGAAAACTTTTGCAGCTGAAATTTCTTTTCAGATGATTAACGTACAAAACGATACTTTTATTCTGAAACACACATaacattacttaaaaaaaaaagaacaacaaatTTATTCAGTAAGAAGGAAGCGCCTCCACTCAAGGCGCATTAAAAAGGACCGCTAATTAGTCATCAGTTTTTTTATTGCGTTCACATTTTTTTTCACTATTCTTCCAAAATACATCAACTTCATTATGGGAACCTGGGATAACAAACTACATTCTGGGCACAAAGCGCTCGATCATGCATGAATAACGATCgcaaaagaaagaaaatccaCACAAGCAGGAGGACAAGTCGGCACGATCCACCTTTAGAGAGTTTGGCAGACTGGAGGCTGCGGCCCCGCCCCCACCCGGCTCGTGGATTGGGCGGAAGGCGGAGCCACGGTGCTCCCGCTATAACTATTCATAAGCGGCGGGACTATTGGGGAGAGTAGTGAGCGGACAACGCTGCTGGTGGCTCAGGTGACTGGAGTCGGtagagcagttaaaaaaaaaacaaaaaccgcgTAGATGTTTCGCGTGATTTACTTTCTGAGTTTTGATTTGCATTGGCGGACAAGTTGATCGGAGACTCTTTACGTTTTAAAAGTTGCTGCTGCTTATTCTATTACCGTTGCTCAGCCCGATCCGTGGACTTGCACGCTTGCAGCTGAGCTGGACTGGCTACTACCGTTGCTGTTGCCACCCCAAGCCGGGGCGATGATCGTGTGTCAGGGGGCGCTATAAGTGCAACAGGAAGAAGAGCACGGCTCGGACTGGGAGCTGCAGGAGTAACAGCCGCTGCTCTGCCAGCATGGATCGCGGCCACCTGTTGGAAGTGTACTTGACCCTGACCCTGGCGCTGCTGCCCCGCTCCGGATGCGCCACAGCCAAGGAGATTTCCTGCCAAGAAATCACGGTACCCCTGTGCAAGGGCATCGGCTACAACCACACCTACATGCCCAACCAGTTCAACCACGACACGCAGGACGAAGCCGGCCTGGAAGTGCACCAGTTCTGGCCGCTGGTGGAGATCCAGTGCTCTCCCGACCTGAAGTTCTTCTTGTGCAGCATGTACACACCGATCTGCCTGGAGGACTACAAAAAGCCACTGCCGCCCTGCCGCAGTGTGTGCGAGCGGGCTCGGGCAGGCTGCGCGCCCCTCATGCGCCAGTACGGATTCGCCTGGCCCGATCGCATGCGCTGCGACCGGCTGCCCGAGCAAGGCCACCCGGACACACTGTGCATGGACGACAACCGCACGGATCTGACCACAGCGGCGCCCAGACACCCGCAGCCTCCCAAGCCCTCGGGCCCGCACGGAAAGGGCAGGGGCGGCTCGCGGCTACCTGAGCAGACCCCGGCGCGCGGTGGCAAGGCCAGATCGCAGCCCGCGCCCTCCTCGCCCTGTGAGCCAGGCTGCCAGTGCCGGGCACCCATGGTGGCTGTATCGAGCGAGCGGCACCCCCTGTACAACCGGGTGCGCACCGGACAGATCGCCAACTGCGCCATGCCCTGCCACAACCCTTACTTCACGGCCGACGAGCGCACCTTCATGGCCTTTTGGATCGGGCTCTGGTCAGTCCTGTGCTTCATCTCCACGCTCGCCACCGTGGCCACCTTCCTGATCGACATGGAGCGCTTCAAGTACCCCGAGCGGCCCATCATCTTCCTCTCTGCCTGCTACCTCTTCGTCTCGGCCGGCTACCTGGTGCGGCTGGTGGCCGGCCACGAGCAGGTGGCGTGCAGCGGGGGCGGTGCAGGAGAGTCTTCGCCGCCGCCCCCTCCTCCGCATAACCCGCAACAGCAGCAGCCGCCTCtgcaagccccgcctccaccgcCCCACGAGCCCGAGCACGTGCACTACGAGACCACCGGCCCGGCGCTGTGCACGCTCGTCTTCCTGCTCGTCTACTTCTTCGGCATGGCCAGCTCGCTCTGGTGGGTCATCTTGTCGCTCACCTGGTTCCTGGCCGCGGGTCTCAAGTGGGGCAACGAGGCCATCGCCGGCTACTCGCAGTACTTCCACTTGGCGGCTTGGCTGGTGCCCAGCGTGAAATCGATTGCCGTGCTGGCGCTGAGCTCGGTGGACGGCGACCCGGTGGCGGGCATCTGCTACGTGGGCAACCAGAACTTGGACAACCTGCGCGGCTTCGTGCTGGCGCCGCTCGTCCTCTACCTGGCGCTGGGCGGCATGTTCCTGCTGGCCGGCTTCGTCTCCCTCTTCCGCATCCGCAGTGTCATCCGCCGGCAGCAGGGCGCCGCCGCCAAGGCCGACAAGCTGGAGAAGCTCATGATCCGCATCGGCGTCTTCACTGTGCTCTACACAGTGCCCGCTGCCGCCCTGGTCGCCTGCTTCTTCTACGAGCAACACAATCGGCCCGGTTGGGAGGCGGCGCACAACTGCCCGTGCCAGGCGGCGACCCGCCGCCCCCACTACGCCGTCTTCATGCTCAAGTACTTTGTCTGCCTGCTTGTGGGCATCACGTCGGGGGTCTGGATCTGGTCGGGCAAGACGCTCGAGTCGTGGCGCGCCTTCTGCACGCGCTGCTGCTGGGGCAGCAAGACCGGCGGCGGcgctggaggaggagggggcggagccggaggaggaggggGCGGTGCCGGCGGCTCCCTGTACAGCGACGTCAGCACCGGCCTGACCTGGAGGTCGAGCACGGGCAGCTCAGTGACTTACCCCAAGCAAATGCCCCTCTCGCAGGTTTGAGGGAAGCTTGTGACTATGAATGAACCAATGTTGGGTTGGGGTATATTTTTccactcttcccccacccccacctttccTGCTTCTTCATTGCTATTAGCATGAGAATGAACTCTTAATGGTATCCATTAGCCGGGACTTGAATGACTGCTTAGAACAATATACCTGGTACTGAGGGCTCCCAGATCtctcaccccccccaccccccgctcgCATTTGTATGCACAGGAGCATCGAGCAAAGACGTTAATTTGGTGGCAGAGGGACTCTGCATTGTCTCCACATTGGAAAGCGGGGAGCCCGGACTGTCCTCCAGATGCTGTACTGCGCAAGATTAGGGatctgttttaatattttttttctaacttGAGAACGATCTTAAAAATTATGTtttggggttgttgttttttaacaGATCCCTGAGATTACAGTGGCGTGACGGGATCAGGGACATCTTTGCTAACCAGgcacacaaaaaaatgccttaaaCTATGATCTAAGTACGCCCCAAATAAATACGGGTTTCTTACGTTAAAGGATGTATTTATATAATTATTTGTTAATCAtgtaatatatgtatatatcaaAAGCTATACAGTTCTGTAAATTAATTTTTTGTAAAAAGTTTAGAGGCTACCGTAAGAGCAAATATTTGAGTATTCTATTTTGTCAATAAAATAACTTTTTGAtaggtggtcttttttttttttttcttccctagcTTTTTTTTATAGTTCTagatttttgttttgggggaATAATACGAAGATAACATTTACTTAAACATGGAACAGGGTTCACTCAAAGGCCACCCTATCCCCAAATACAGGAGATAAAATGCAGCTTTGAgactttttcttgtttgtttttttgggctTGGGATGCAAATTGTTTAGCCAGTCTTAAATGTTTATAATTCTCACCCCCAGAGAATGGtctagtatatattttttttacaaaagtatTAATTTTGCAGCTAACTTATTTGGTTACCCATACAGTTTGTCAGGGCTAGGGGCTCCTGTTTTAAATGTGTATATAAATAAGAGTACAGTACTTTATACATCTTAAAGTCAGACTCTGTATCGTAAGGCATATTTTGAGTCAGGCAATGTGATcaccattttataaaatgtaaaGGGTCTGGATCTGCCACTAAGAGATCATAAGGTAACCTGTGTATTTTAAGTGTGGGGTTATTACCAGTTTAAAAAGAAACGTATTGTCCCATAGTCAAAGACTAAGCTAATTTATTTGAGTTGAATAAGCAAAATGCTTCAGGAATTGTTGAACTTTTTACCTGTCTGCCCAGAGCTTCTGCACATCGTTTCTTAAAGGGGAGCTAAATGAATAGGGTTAATCTGTAGGGAACTTTGgtcttttcagctgaaaaatctTTGATCTTTTCTCTTCTCCTAACGTGCTGtatagtctgaagtttctttcccAGCTCCCCAGCCCTCTTGTTGCAGACCAATTGACCACCGCAGAGCCTTAAAGTTCTTCAATTAAAGGGATGTGAGACTTtacgtttcaaaaaaaaaaaaaaggggaagacTTGTAACAGTTAGTGAACACCAGAGGAAAAAAGGGAGAGCAGCCTTTTAAACAGCTTTTTCCTGCATTGTTAGCCAGACTGCAGGCAGCAAGGCAGGGATTGgagcatgattaaaaaaaaaagaaccttcaATGCCCTACAGGTGGTCTGCTCACATAATCCCCCCAATTTAAAGAGTTTTCCTTTGCAAGACAATTGCATTACACAATCTCCCcttatttttctttcctaattgaACCCATGAACAACTGTTATGAACTgccagtttgaaaaaaaaaagcatcgaTTCCAAGAACGTAATGGGCACAGTTCTAGGAAGTTTTCTAAACGGAGATGTCTTGAAGCTGCGGGAGGAGAAAGCTCCTCGCCTAGGCATTGTCCCTATTCAGAGATGAgagctttttcatgttttctgctTATTTCTTTTTGTCCTGATTAGTAATAATTTAGAAGTAATTGGTAAGGATGTGTGTGCACAGTAAAAAGATGCCCCCGGGTTCCTAATGAGTATGTCAATCAGGATAAGAGATGGGCGAGCCCCTGGTAATGACAGGGACATCAGTCATCCATGCAAAAAGAAGACTTAGCCCCTAAACTCCCTGTGACTTTAATTTGTTTGGatagctctcccctccccccccccccccccccccccccccaacaaatcaAGGGATTTCCTATTGCCATGAACCTGGATAAATTAATAGTTGGGTTTCAGCACAATTGTGAAAATGATTCTGTACGCTGTTTTTACACCAGGACAAACCACCCTTTGTTTTGAACCTGCCAACGGAAACCCATGTTAACTGCTCAGCTCATCTGTCAAATCCAGCCCGGATTCTAAAATTGTTTACATTTGAGATAATGTTCGCTGAGTAAGAAAGTGAGGCTTTAGAAATCTAGAAGGCTCCTACCCTCCCAGGTTTTCTCCCTGCCTCTCCTTGTATGAGTTACTActctgtaaaaaataaaaaaaaaaagctctgcagTAGTATTTGTCTGTGACCTAGAAGCACATCCATGAATCTTCTAGTGGGCGACCTCAGAGATGAGCCTTCAGTCCTAATGGAAGCTCTGTCAACAAGGGTGTTGAAAGAGGAGTTATTTATCTTGAGGATAAACAGAGCTCTTCCCTCCAGGGCCTGAGCTCCTTCCtctgctggcacaagggtgaggTCACCCTGGCTGCATGTCTTTCTTAAACAGTAGTGGAGTGATTTCAGGAAGGGACTAGTCTGTCAATACAcagttatatagtaacatagtagatgacggcagataaagacctgtatggtccatccagtctgcccaataagataaacttaccatttttagggcatagactgtaaaagtctggcactggccttgtcaAAGCcccttctatctatctatctatggggAGGGACTAACACCCACCTTTGCTTGAGAGGCTTTCTGGGCAGTGTAGGGTCGCAAGCAGTAGCCTGGAATAGGGTTTGATCATTCTGTGCCCTGTTTACATCCTGGTCGGTGGCATCTCCATTTCATTGGCAAATTGCAGAACTAAAGGGGCAAGAACTTcatcatagatttttttttttaaccttcaaattgtttttatttttaaacttattcccattcatttttgtttcctgggtctctaattgttttgtttttagctgAATATTAAAAGGTGAACAAATCTTTACAGGGCACCTTAAATCAGTGTTTCACAAGCCCTTACTGGAGTACCCCCTACCACTGAGGTTTTTTAGGTTATCCATCATGCATGTGCACTATgtgggtaattctcaaaaggcatTGGGGTGATACGCACGAAACGTGAATTCCGTATCAGTAATTATGTGTGGAATTGGCATTATAGAATATTGGCATAAGTCCTAAGTTTCACatttaactttaggcatgagcatttagtGGCTCAAAGGCTGGGGGTCAGTTCTCAAACGTAACTGCcaacagttacacatgtaactgataGTTTTCCATAACCCACATGCTTAAGTGCTGGGCacaccctgacctgcccatgccccttccgaatccacacccccttgcagttgtgtgctatgaattttgcacgcacaatttaaaaaatcccaactaagggcagttaagcgtataactgctaattagcatcaattaacaccagttagcagctaattattaactaaagttgtgcacataacttgTGTGTGCAGCTTTTGCTCACTAAGTGTAGAATTGTGTGCAGAAGTGTATAGACTTAGGGGGGGTGTCGGTATTGCCTGTAAATCTCTCCCATGCAGATGCttggtagatatcctgaaaatcagacacGTGGCCAGGGGTACTCCAGTAAATGAAACCAAAGCGAAAGAGAAGAATCCATAGAATGGCGACCAGTACAGCAAACATTGAAACAGAGGTGGCCAGAGTCCTATAAAACCACAACTAGATTTATTGATCATAACCCCACACAGTGTAACTGTCCAAACGCAGCTGTTTCAGGTCATCATTAATACATCTGGTTGTGGTTTTATAGGTCTCTGGTCATCTTCACTTTGTGCTTGTTGTAGGGGTACTCTTGTACCGACTTACTGTCGGGAATGGCATGCGTTGGCCCATTAgactaaaccagtggttcccaaacctagcagctcttttactaagccgcgtaggcgtctTCGTGCgtccaacgtgtgccaatttggaactaccgcatggcccaggcgctaattccattttttacactcGTCCGATAACGCgcgtcatatttttttattttccgatGCGCAGCGCTAACTGGTAATGGGCAGTGTGTgcgtgctgacaattactgcctggttaacgcgtgagatcttaccgctaagtcgatgggtggcggtaacgtctcagacccaaaatggatacgtgccaatttttattttgccgcttgtccattttttagtgcagcttagtaaaaggaccccctagtgctggaggcaccccagccagtcaggttttcagtatatccacaacgaatattcatgagatagatatgCATGCAGTGGAAGAAGTGCCTGtaaatctctctcctgaatattcattgtgggtatcctgaaaatctcacTGTCTGGGGTGCCCTAAGGACTAGATTTGAGACCATTGTACTAAACaaatacctagtatacctgaatataactcaccttgagctactactgaaaaggtgtgagcaaaatccaaatgaataaataCAGGGGGGCATTAAGTGCATGGCTGCGTACTATTGTATGTGCTGCAGAATCACTTAAGTGCTGCAAAATCCATCTTGCATAAGTTTTAAAACCCCAAGTGGCTCAGGAAGCAGTGAGTAAGCCTTTCCCCAACTATTTTTTTCAAAGCAGACACATTGGTGTTTAAAAAGTTTACAGTAAGTGAGCAAACTATAACACATAAAGTTTCAGCTTGCAGTTGAACTGCAATAGCCACATTAACCAAGGAGACCAGGATGTTTTTTTCCCTTATGAGTTTTAGTCTAACAAACGTCTATAGGAGCTTTGGACTGCATTGATTCTGGCCTGTAGCGCCATCTACAGGTTAGCCACCAGAATGCACCTATTCACCTTCTGTTCCAGTGCAGTTGCCATGATGAGCTTGTGTTACATTCTTTCTTAATAGGGCTCCCATTTCAGTTTGGCTGACTTTTAAACTGTATTAAGTTTACAGCAGAAATTAATTGAACTCGTATTTTTGATTGCTACTCTAGTAAATATAGAACAGATCTGCCAAGTGAGAGGGTGCAGTCTGCCAATGTTCAGTTTCCAGTGGTGAGGAGGGAGTTTTACAAAACCACTTTAAGTCCTAATAAATGTCATGTTATTTATCCATGATCTCTTCAGTAAACTTAGAGGGCACTATCCATTTCACGCTTAACTCACTGTAGTGCTGTTCACTGGCCTGCCTGGTCTAGTTAAGGCATGGGACCAATACAAATTGAAGAGCCTGTGTAGTCATATTAGTCATGGAGAGGACTGGGGTTTTGCCATTTGCAGTGCTTTATATGAGACCAGCATAAGGATTGACCGGAGATGTGTTGCACAAGCAGAGATTCTTTTTTAAATAAGATGTATACAAAACAACCCTCTGCTCAAAAATGTAAAGCCCgattattcaaaatgatttaacccattagtgcccaatgttcccatatggcttattatgggaacattggggaCTAATGggttaaacagccaggagaggtaTGAATAATATCGAGCTGCTTAGAGGTATTTTCAGCCTGACACTATCCTTTGAGGGAAGGGCTAATTTTATGAAGCTTGTTCCATGTGTGAAGCGTGTTTGACATGCAGAAAGGGGCTTTTGTAAAATTACAAAACTGCATACACACATGAAAACTGGGTGCACAGAATCTGTGAGCATATTTATATATGCTCTGTGCATTAGCACTCCTAGGGGCATAATTTGGGCGAGTGGCGGCAAGGTTATAGTGtatgtgcttattttataaaataatgttCAAAGGCCCAAAACAGTAAGGCAAATTTACTTTGAACTCAGGATTAATATTCACCAGAAAACAGGATGTCTAATATACTTCATAGACTTCCAGAAAAACTGAGAATCAACACAAATGAAGGGTTGGCCAATAAACCTCAGTCGTGATGTACTGTGTAAGCTGTCCTTATACACTTAAATCCTCACTGGCTCTTTAACCACCTCCTGGGTTCATTGGCCAACCCTCCATTGTTGTTGATTCTCTGGATTTTTGGAAGTCTATCAAGTATattagccagcttataatcgaaagtaatcgccggctatttcccgacacaaatcgggatatggccagcAATTTCGCAAAagtggcgaaaagcgtataatcgaaagctacatttgtgatagcttcgcctcgctggcgaaagttcaaaggggcgtgttggcggcgaagtgaaggcgggacatgggcaggcttagGCGTGGTAGTGGCTGgctttcacagataatggaaaaataaaacccggcgataagcagtatttcgccgggtttacttggtccttttattttcacgaccaagcctcaaaaaggtgccccaactgaccagatgaccaccggagggaatgggggatgacctccccttactcccccagtggtcgccaaccccctcccacactaaaattattaaaatacaaacctttttttgccagcttgtatgccagcctcaaatgtcatacccagcaccctgacagcagtatgcaggtccctggaacagttgttgttggttgcagtggattgcagaaaggcagagccaggcccataccccccctacctgttccacttgtggtgggtaatgttgaaccctcccaaacccccc
This genomic interval from Microcaecilia unicolor chromosome 1, aMicUni1.1, whole genome shotgun sequence contains the following:
- the FZD8 gene encoding frizzled-8 produces the protein MDRGHLLEVYLTLTLALLPRSGCATAKEISCQEITVPLCKGIGYNHTYMPNQFNHDTQDEAGLEVHQFWPLVEIQCSPDLKFFLCSMYTPICLEDYKKPLPPCRSVCERARAGCAPLMRQYGFAWPDRMRCDRLPEQGHPDTLCMDDNRTDLTTAAPRHPQPPKPSGPHGKGRGGSRLPEQTPARGGKARSQPAPSSPCEPGCQCRAPMVAVSSERHPLYNRVRTGQIANCAMPCHNPYFTADERTFMAFWIGLWSVLCFISTLATVATFLIDMERFKYPERPIIFLSACYLFVSAGYLVRLVAGHEQVACSGGGAGESSPPPPPPHNPQQQQPPLQAPPPPPHEPEHVHYETTGPALCTLVFLLVYFFGMASSLWWVILSLTWFLAAGLKWGNEAIAGYSQYFHLAAWLVPSVKSIAVLALSSVDGDPVAGICYVGNQNLDNLRGFVLAPLVLYLALGGMFLLAGFVSLFRIRSVIRRQQGAAAKADKLEKLMIRIGVFTVLYTVPAAALVACFFYEQHNRPGWEAAHNCPCQAATRRPHYAVFMLKYFVCLLVGITSGVWIWSGKTLESWRAFCTRCCWGSKTGGGAGGGGGGAGGGGGGAGGSLYSDVSTGLTWRSSTGSSVTYPKQMPLSQV